In a genomic window of Branchiostoma lanceolatum isolate klBraLanc5 chromosome 12, klBraLanc5.hap2, whole genome shotgun sequence:
- the LOC136446312 gene encoding cytochrome P450 2U1-like, with the protein MVQCNIIEEATNFLLLCAIFIMSIYLLWQHFNPPGLPPGPVGLPGIGVLPSLGPTPYKALMELSKTYGDVMSLRLGPTLVVVLSGRRAMTEALVKKSDFFSDRPSLPLLNLVHKGRGLMVAKYGPKVHGFRTLLLGTFRRLGVNTPRLDGLLRPELAALVDSVDQQGGQPTDPKALLSISASNMICTLAFGKRFDYDDANFQNFLRKLNNIFEISSSPLGFLTLNIPAIVHLPISAIKDTISDCNFMLDFLRAIVDERWLALVARRRSDPNIAEWEDPSDLLDGYLRKIGCEDAVGMSVSNEDIAHHFLDLFTAGTESVSHFLQWELLYLTTHPEAQAKAHEELDRVVGRARLPSVNDRPNMPYMRALLEEVHRVSSFSPLGIPRMTADIVDIDGYIIPKETMVFSSIWDLHKDPEKWENPDSFDPSRFLDTNGQVNESKLRQLQPFGLGE; encoded by the exons ATGGTGCAGTGTAATATCATAGAGGAAGCCACAAACTTCCTGCTTCTGTGCGCTATTTTCATCATGAGTATCTACCTGTTGTGGCAACACTTCAACCCACCTGGCCTACCGCCGGGCCCTGTGGGCCTTCCCGGGATAGGCGTCCTGCCGTCCCTCGGGCCGACCCCGTACAAGGCCCTGATGGAGCTGTCCAAGACGTACGGTGACGTCATGAGCCTCCGTCTGGGTCCGACCCTAGTCGTGGTCCTATCCGGACGGCGTGCCATGACGGAAGCGCTGGTCAAGAAATCCGACTTTTTCTCCGACAGGCCCTCCCTGCCGCTGCTCAATCTAGTCCACAAGGGGAGAG GGCTAATGGTTGCGAAATACGGGCCGAAAGTGCACGGTTTCCGTACGCTGCTGCTCGGAACGTTCCGCCGGCTCGGCGTGAACACTCCTCGGCTGGACGGGCTCCTCCGGCCCGAGCTGGCGGCGCTCGTCGACTCGGTGGACCAACAAGGCGGGCAGCCCACCGACCCGAAAGCGCTCCTCAGCATCAGTGCCAGCAACATGATATGTACACTCGCTTTTGGAAAGAG GTTCGACTATGATGACGCaaactttcaaaacttcttgagAAAACTGAACAACATCTTTGAGATATCGTCCTCTCCCCTGGGCTTCCTGACCTTGAACATTCCGGCCATAGTCCACCTCCCAATTTCAGCCATAAAGGACACAATATCGGACTGTAACTTCATGCTCGACTTTCTTCGCGCCATCGTCGACGAACGCTGGCTCGCCCTCGTGGCACGACGCCGAAGCGACCCGAACATTGCCGAGTGGGAAGATCCCTCCGATCTCCTTGACGGCTATCTACGGAAGATCGGGTGCGAAGACGCGGTGGGGATGTCGGTGAGCAACGAAGACATCGCACACCATTTCTTGGACCTGTTCACCGCCGGCACCGAGTCGGTCAGTCACTTTCTACAATGGGAACTGCTGTATCTCACGACGCATCCCGAGGCACAGGCGAAGGCGCACGAAGAGCTCGATAGGGTGGTCGGACGTGCTCGGCTTCCGTCGGTTAATGATCGGCCGAATATGCCCTACATGCGCGCGCTGCTTGAGGAGGTGCACAGGGTGTCTTCTTTCTCTCCGTTGGGGATTCCGCGCATGACAGCCGACATTGTGGACATCGACGGATACAT AATTCCCAAGGAGACCATGGTGTTCTCCTCCATATGGGACCTACACAAAGACCCGGAAAAGTGGGAAAACCCCGACAGTTTCGACCCGTCCAGATTTCTGGACACCAACGGTCAAGTGAACGAGTCTAAACTGAGGCAGCTGCAACCATTCGGCCTCGGTGAGTAA